The following proteins are co-located in the Poecile atricapillus isolate bPoeAtr1 chromosome 2, bPoeAtr1.hap1, whole genome shotgun sequence genome:
- the FBXO32 gene encoding F-box only protein 32 isoform X2 gives MNILEKVVQKVLEDQQNIRLIRELLQTLYTSLCTLVQRVGKSVLVGNINMWVHRMESILHWQQQLNNIQITRPAFKGTTFTDLPLCLQLNIMQRLSDGRDLVSLGQVAPDLQVLSEDRLLWKKLCQYHFTDRQIRKRLILSDKGQLDWKKMYFKLIRCYPRKEQYGDTLQLCRHCHILSWKGTDHPCTANNPETCSTSLSPQDFINLFRF, from the exons ATGAACATTTTGGAAAAAGTGGTTCAGAAAG TCCTTGAAGATCAGCAGAACATCAGACTAATACGGGAATTGCTGCAGACCCTCTACACATCCCTCTGCACGTTAGTTCAACGGGTCGGCAAGTCTGTCCTGGTCGGAAACATCAACATGTGGGTGCACAGGATGGAGAGCATTCTACACTGGCAGCAGCAACTGAACAACATTCAGATCACCAGG CCTGCCTTTAAAGGAACCACTTTCACCGACCTGCCTCTGTGTTTACAATTGAACATCATGCAGCGACTGAGTGATGGGAGGGACCTGGTTAGCCTGGGTCAGGTGGCTCCTGACCTCCAAGTGCTCAGTGAAGACCGGCTGCTGTGGAAGAAACTGTGCCAGTACCACTTCACGGACAGACAG ATTCGCAAACGTCTGATCTTATCTGACAAAGGACAGCTGGATTGGAAAAAGATGTACTTCAAGCTCATAAGGTGTTACCCACGGAAGGAGCAGTATGGTGACACACTGCAACTGTGCAGGCACTGCCACATCCTTTCCTGGAAG ggTACTGATCATCCCTGCACAGCCAACAACCCAGAGACTTGCTCCACCTCTCTTTCACCCCAAGATTTTATCAACTTGTTCAGGTTCTGA